GATTTTAAATCCGAGGATTTAACAGATAAACTAGAATATCTAAAAGATGACTTACCAGTAATAATTGAAGAGCTAGAAGATCTGGATACTGATGGGTTACGTAATTTAGCAGATGAATTACAAAATGAACTTAATTCATTAATTGTTTTATTAGCATCAAGATTTGATAATAAGGTAGTGTTTGTGTGTTCAATTAGTGATGATTTAGTTGAAAAAGGTTATCATGCAGGAAAATTAATTTCACAAGTCGCCCAAATTACTGGTGGTGGCGGTGGTGGTCGTCCTGATATGGCCCAGGCTGGAGGTAGTAAAACTAAAAAACTTCCTGAAGCTCTGAAAGAAGCAAAAAATATTCTAAAAGAAATGAATTAAAAACAGGATTTTGGTCATTGATAAAGAATTTTAATAATAAGCTGTTTAAAATCAGGGATAATAAAAAGGAAGTGATTTTATGTCTAATGATAATGATAAAACTATGAAATTTAAAAGAGATATGGAAGATTTAAATGAAGCTGAGTATATTATTGAAAGAGTATACCTGGCTTTAAAAGAAAAGGGATATAACCCAGTAAATCAGATAGTAGGTTATCTTTTATCTGGAGATCCAGCATATATTACCAGTTATAAAGAAGCTAGAACTATGATTAGATCTATAGATAGAGATGAGATAATTGAAGAATTATTAACAAAATATATAGATAACTTTGAAAAAAATTATTAAAGGCAGGCGAATACCTGCCTCCTTTTTCTGATACAATTTTGATATTAATTAAAGAGGTGAATTATTTGCGTAAATTAGGTTTGGATTTTGGAGATAAAAGAATTGGAGTAGCTGTGAGTGACGCATTAGGGATTACTGCCCAGGGAAAAGGATATATTTCTAGAACTGATTTGAAAAAAGATTTGGAAATAATAAAAGATTATATAAAAAAATATTCTATAGATGAAATAGTTGTTGGAATGCCAAAAAATATGGATGGTAGTCATGGACCACGTGCTAAAAAAACACAGGAATTTGTAAATTTTTTAAAAAACAATTTAGAAATACCAATAAAAACCTGGGATGAAAGACTTTCTTCTAAAGAAGCAGAAAGAGTTCTAATTAAAGCAGATATGAGTAGAAAAAAAAGAAAAGAAGTTATAGATAAAATGGCAGCATCATTAATTTTGGATAGTTATTTAAAAGCAAATAATAGGAGGAAAAACGATGAGTAAAAAAAACGAAGGAAATTTTTGGATTGATGAAGAAAATGAAGAGTTAGTTTTGGAAGATGAAAGTGGTGAAGAGAGATTTTATATTGATGAGGAATTTAATTATGAAGGTACTACCTATTTAATTTTAATTCCTGCAGAAGAAGGAGAGGAAGAAGAGGAAGCACTTTTACTCAAATTAATTAAACAAGATGGAGAAGAAATGCTTTCTTTAATTGAAGATGATGAAGAATTTGAAAAAGTAAAAAATTATTATATGCAAAGATAGATTAAAATCAGAAAATTATTTTCAATATTTCCTTCCCAAAGTATTAATTGGGGAGGTTTTTATTATATTGCATGAAAGTATACCTTCTGATATAATTGAGAAAACAAGGAATTATTTTATGAAGGAGCTGTATTATGAAAAAATCAGCTATTATACTTTTTATATTAATAATATTAATTACTTTCTCTGTTCGTTTTATTACTTTTTTGCAGCCTGTAGAAAGGAACACTGATGATGTTTATTCTGTGAATATTGATTATGGAAGTACAAGTAAAAAAGTAGCTAATGTATTAGAAGATAATAATATTATTAGGTCATCTTTTGCTTTTAATGTGGTAATAAATATCTTAGGTTATGATAATCAACTAAGAGCTGGATATTATGAAATTAGTCCTGAAAATAATATTTTTGAAGTTATAGATATAATTAGAAAAGGTAGAGTGGCAACATTTAAAGTTAGTATTCCTGAAGGTAGTACTTTAAAAGAAATCATTTCTCGTTTTGAAGAAAAAACTTTATATAGTAAAGAAGATTATTTAAATATAGCTCAAAATATAGATTTCAATAAAGAATATTTATCTAATAATTCTGATGCTATAAAATATAAGTTAGAAGGTTTTTTATATCCGGATACATATAAGATTCAGAAAAATTATAAACCTACTCAAATATATAAATTAATGGTAAATGAATTTGAAAACAGATGGTTTTTAAGATTAAAAAATAAAACAGCTAATAGTAATTACTCTATTTTAGAATTAGTGACCATAGCTTCTATAGTTGAAAAAGAAGCTAAATTAAAAGAAGAAAAACCTATTATTGCCGGGATTATTTATAATAGATTAGAGAAAAATATGAAATTACAAATAGATGCTACGATTCAGTACGCATTACCTAAGCGAAAAGAAAGGTTATTATATAGTGATTTAAAAATTGAATCAAAATATAATACTTATTTGTATCAAGGTCTTCCACCAGGTCCTATTTCTAATCCTGGAGATGCTTCATTAAATGCAGTTTTGAATCCCCAAAAAACAGAATATCTATTTTACTTTGCTCGGGAAGATGGAAGTCATGAATTTTCTAAAACATATCAGGAACATCTTGAAAAACAAAATGAACTAAATTAAAGATTTTAAGGAGGAAGATTTAATGAATAAACCAGAATTGTTAGCACCTGCCGGAAATTTAGAAAAATTAAAAATTGCAATAGATTATGGAGCTGATGCTGTTTATTGTGGTGGACATAACTATGGTTTGAGATCTGGTGCAGATAATTTTACATTAGAAGAACTTAAAGAAGCTAAAAATTATGCTCATAAAAATAATAGCAATATTTATATAACTGTAAATATGATGCCCCATAATAGGGAATTAAATAATTTACCAGAATATTTACATGAATTAGATGAATTAGGGGTGGATTCGTTAATTGTATCTGACCCTGGTGTTATTCAAATAATAAAAGATGAAAACATAAATACTCCTATTCATTTGAGTACTCAGGCTAATACTGTTAATTGGGCAAGCGCTAATTTTTGGTATAATCAGGGAATAGAAAGAGTGATTCTTGCTCGTGAATTAAGTAAAGAAGAAATAAAGGAATTCGCTCATAATAGTAATATTGAAAGAGAGATGTTTATTCATGGTTCTATGTGTATTTCCTATTCTGGTAGATGTTTATTGAGTAATTATATGGTAGGAAGAGATGCAAATAGAGGGGAATGTGCTCATTCCTGTAGATGGAAATATCATTTAGTTGAAGAAAAAAGACCAGGTGAGTATTATCCTATTTATGAAGATGAAAATGGTGCTTATATTATGAATTCAAAAGATCTATGTTTGCTTGAATATATACCAGAAATTATGGATTTAAATTTAACTTCATTAAAAATAGAAGGTAGAATGAAAAGTATTCATTATGTAGCAACAGTTGTTGGAGTTTATAGAAGAGCTATAGATAATTTCTTTGCTGACCCCAAAAATTATAAAATGAAAGATGAGTGGTTAAAAGAGCTAAAAAAGGTAAGTAATCGAGGATATACCACTGGATTTTTCCATTCAAAACCTGATGGAAAAGACCATAATTATGAAAGTTCTGCTTATAGAAGAAAATATGATTTTATGGGAGTAGTGAAAGATTATGATCGCAAAAATAAATTAGCGGTTGTAGAAGTTAGGAATAAGTTTTTTGAGGGAGATATTATAGAATTTTTTGGTCCAGATAGAAAAGCATTTAATGAAAAAGTAAATTATATAATAAATAGTGAAGGTGAAAAAGTAGAAAATGCTCCTCATCCTAAAGAATTAATAAAGATACCAGTTGATAAAAAAGTTGAAAAAGGCTATATTGTTCGTAGAAAAAAAGAAGGTGAAAAAATTGAGTAAAAATAAAAATCAGTCTGAAGAAAAAGATACTCATCAAATAATAATCAAAATTCCTCAAGAAGAAATAGTATATGTAGATATGATATTTAAAGCTTATGGTGGTTTAGCTATGTTAACAATGAGTCATGAAGAAGAGGGAGTAATATTTTTAGATGTTACTGAAGGTACCCATGATATTGTTATGGAAATTGTAGAAGGATTAAGAGAAGAATTTCCTGTAGAAATAATTAAAGATTAAATAATAACATTAGAATTAAATAGTAATATAGTCTCAATTTGACATTAATTCATTATTTGGTTATTATATATTTAAACAATTGACCTCGGCAGATAAAGGAGGTATATTATGAGATTTAAAAAAGTTAAAGTTACTTTAACTTTGATAATGTTATTATTTATGTTTTTACTTATAAATAATGAAACAAAAGCAGAGGGATATAATTTAGAGTTAGGTTCTAGAATTTTAGAATATGGCTCTGAAGGGGCAGATGTTGCTTTATTACAAAAAATATTAAAAGACCTTAAATATTATAATGGTGATATAGATGGTATTTATGGAAAAGGTACTTTTTTGGCAGTGAAAAACTTTCAGCAGACCAATGGTTTAAGTGTTGATGGTATAGTTGGGCCAAAAACAATAAAGCATTTTAAAGAAAATTCACTATCTAATAGTATGCATGTAGATAGAGAAGAAGCTATTATTTTGGCCAGAGTAATAAATGGAGAAGCCCGGGGAGAAACTTTTGAAGGAAAAGTAGCTGTTGGTGCTGTGATTTTAAATAGAGTAGAAAATGATGAATTTCCAGATACAATAAGAGAAGTTATTTTACAACAGGGTCAATTTAGTTCTCTTTTGGATGGGCAGGCAAATTCTTATCCAGTAGAAAGTTCAATAGCAGCTGCTAAGGCGGCTTTAATTGGGTATGATCCAAGTATGGATTCTTTATATTTTTATAATCCAGAAGTTGCAACTAATTTAGATTGGATACGTAAAAGACCGGTAACTTTAATAATAGGTAATCATGTTTTTGCAAAATAAAAAATTAATAAAAAATGTCTAACTCACTATCGGTTTGAAATGATAGTGGGTTTTATTTTTTAAAAATAGATTAAAGTAGTAGACTTTATTTGTAGAATAAAGAAAATTATATTATAATATAAGTCAAAGAGGTGTTTAATAGTGAGTGATTTATATGAAAAGTTCAGAAACATATTGAGTTCAAATAATTATAAATTAACTTCTCAAAGAGAAGATATATTAAAAGTTTTAATTGAAAATCAAAATCAGCATTTTAGAGCAGATACATTATTGAAAAAAGTAAAGGAAAAAAATCCTGATATTGGTTTGGCCACTATTTATCGAAATCTTGAATTGTTTTGTGAATTAGATATTACTAATGAATTAGATTTTGATAGTTCGTATAAATATTATGAATTAAATTTGGATGAAAACCATCATCATCATTTAGTATGTGTTAATTGTGACAAAATTATAGAGTTTAATGATGAGGTTTTAGAAAAATTCGAAAAAAAAGTCGAGGAAAAATATGATTTTGAAATAGTTAATCATCAAATAAAATTTTATGGGATTTGTAAAGATTGTTCCAAAAAGGAAAAATAATATTTATTATAATTTTTTGAAAAGGGGATAATAATATGGTAGAACCACAACAAAAACAATGTTTAAAAGATATGTCAGTTTTTTCAAAACTTAATGGAGAAGAGTTAGAGTTAATATGTCGAGGAAGTTATGATAAAACTTATCAAAAAGGTGAAATTATTTTTTTTGAAAATGATAGTTTTAAAAAACTATATTTATTGGTTTCTGGAAGAGTAAAATTATCAATGCTTTCTCCAGATGGAAAAGAGAAAGTTATTACTATTTTACAATCTGGTGATATTCTTGGTGAAATTTCTTTATTTGATGAAGATCCTCATCCTTTAACAGCAGAAGTTATGGAAGAAGCAAAATTAATGATTTTACCATGGAATGATCTTGAAAAAATAATTATTGAGAGACCCAGATTAGCTTTAAAAATAATTGAAGCAATGTCTAAGAAAACCAGGCTTTTAACCAGTCAGATTAGGGATTTAGTATTTCAGGATGCTGCTGGCAGATTGGCCAGTTTATTAGTTCGTTTTGGAGAAGATTTTGGAATAGATATTGAAGATGGAAGAAAAATTGATATTGTTCTTACCCATCAAGAAATTGCAAATTTATTAGGAACTTCTAGAGTTACAGTAACAAAAATGATTAATAAGTTTATTGATGAAGGATTATTAAAAATAGAAAAAAGGAAGATGATTCTTCTGGATGAAGAAAAATTGGGAGAACGTTTACATACTATAATTTAAATAGCTGTTTAATTAACTAAGGAAAAATAAATAATGACTAAAAAATACTACCATGAAATATTTTATGGTAGTATTTTTTTATTTAAAATAGAAAAATATAGAAAAAAAGAAGGAAAATGTAAATCAATCGCGAAATAGAATAAATAAGAAAATAATGGAAAAAATGACCAAGGAGGTGAATAAATGAATAACTTATTAGAAAATAAATTAATTGAAGAAAGTTATCTAAGTCAAAGTGAATTGGATGAAATTAAAGAACTAATGGATTTGAAAGATTATAATGAACTAACTTTTGAAGAAATATTGGTTAAAGAAAATTATTTAAAAGAAAATGAATTAATAGAAATTTTACATCTTATATATCATATTCCAATAATAAATTTAGAAGATTTTAAAATAAATTATAAATTATTAAAAATATTTAGCGAAGAGTTCTTAAGAAAAAACATAATAATTCCTCTTCGTATTGATGATAATAATATAGAAATAGCTATGACAGATCCAACAGAAATAGTATTAATAGATGATATTGAAAAAATGACTGGTTTGAAAGTAAAATTATTTTTGTCTACTTCAAAAAAAATATTAAAAGTAATTAATCAACTTTATGATAAAAACTATGATTATAAAGAAAAAATATTTTCAGAAATTAATGAAAATA
This window of the Halanaerobiales bacterium genome carries:
- the mltG gene encoding endolytic transglycosylase MltG; translated protein: MKKSAIILFILIILITFSVRFITFLQPVERNTDDVYSVNIDYGSTSKKVANVLEDNNIIRSSFAFNVVINILGYDNQLRAGYYEISPENNIFEVIDIIRKGRVATFKVSIPEGSTLKEIISRFEEKTLYSKEDYLNIAQNIDFNKEYLSNNSDAIKYKLEGFLYPDTYKIQKNYKPTQIYKLMVNEFENRWFLRLKNKTANSNYSILELVTIASIVEKEAKLKEEKPIIAGIIYNRLEKNMKLQIDATIQYALPKRKERLLYSDLKIESKYNTYLYQGLPPGPISNPGDASLNAVLNPQKTEYLFYFAREDGSHEFSKTYQEHLEKQNELN
- a CDS encoding DUF4911 domain-containing protein; the encoded protein is MSKNKNQSEEKDTHQIIIKIPQEEIVYVDMIFKAYGGLAMLTMSHEEEGVIFLDVTEGTHDIVMEIVEGLREEFPVEIIKD
- a CDS encoding IreB family regulatory phosphoprotein, giving the protein MKFKRDMEDLNEAEYIIERVYLALKEKGYNPVNQIVGYLLSGDPAYITSYKEARTMIRSIDRDEIIEELLTKYIDNFEKNY
- a CDS encoding Fur family transcriptional regulator; its protein translation is MSDLYEKFRNILSSNNYKLTSQREDILKVLIENQNQHFRADTLLKKVKEKNPDIGLATIYRNLELFCELDITNELDFDSSYKYYELNLDENHHHHLVCVNCDKIIEFNDEVLEKFEKKVEEKYDFEIVNHQIKFYGICKDCSKKEK
- a CDS encoding U32 family peptidase, with product MNKPELLAPAGNLEKLKIAIDYGADAVYCGGHNYGLRSGADNFTLEELKEAKNYAHKNNSNIYITVNMMPHNRELNNLPEYLHELDELGVDSLIVSDPGVIQIIKDENINTPIHLSTQANTVNWASANFWYNQGIERVILARELSKEEIKEFAHNSNIEREMFIHGSMCISYSGRCLLSNYMVGRDANRGECAHSCRWKYHLVEEKRPGEYYPIYEDENGAYIMNSKDLCLLEYIPEIMDLNLTSLKIEGRMKSIHYVATVVGVYRRAIDNFFADPKNYKMKDEWLKELKKVSNRGYTTGFFHSKPDGKDHNYESSAYRRKYDFMGVVKDYDRKNKLAVVEVRNKFFEGDIIEFFGPDRKAFNEKVNYIINSEGEKVENAPHPKELIKIPVDKKVEKGYIVRRKKEGEKIE
- a CDS encoding DHHA1 domain-containing protein, producing the protein DFKSEDLTDKLEYLKDDLPVIIEELEDLDTDGLRNLADELQNELNSLIVLLASRFDNKVVFVCSISDDLVEKGYHAGKLISQVAQITGGGGGGRPDMAQAGGSKTKKLPEALKEAKNILKEMN
- a CDS encoding Crp/Fnr family transcriptional regulator yields the protein MVEPQQKQCLKDMSVFSKLNGEELELICRGSYDKTYQKGEIIFFENDSFKKLYLLVSGRVKLSMLSPDGKEKVITILQSGDILGEISLFDEDPHPLTAEVMEEAKLMILPWNDLEKIIIERPRLALKIIEAMSKKTRLLTSQIRDLVFQDAAGRLASLLVRFGEDFGIDIEDGRKIDIVLTHQEIANLLGTSRVTVTKMINKFIDEGLLKIEKRKMILLDEEKLGERLHTII
- a CDS encoding DUF1292 domain-containing protein produces the protein MSKKNEGNFWIDEENEELVLEDESGEERFYIDEEFNYEGTTYLILIPAEEGEEEEEALLLKLIKQDGEEMLSLIEDDEEFEKVKNYYMQR
- the ruvX gene encoding Holliday junction resolvase RuvX, with product MRKLGLDFGDKRIGVAVSDALGITAQGKGYISRTDLKKDLEIIKDYIKKYSIDEIVVGMPKNMDGSHGPRAKKTQEFVNFLKNNLEIPIKTWDERLSSKEAERVLIKADMSRKKRKEVIDKMAASLILDSYLKANNRRKNDE
- a CDS encoding cell wall hydrolase encodes the protein MRFKKVKVTLTLIMLLFMFLLINNETKAEGYNLELGSRILEYGSEGADVALLQKILKDLKYYNGDIDGIYGKGTFLAVKNFQQTNGLSVDGIVGPKTIKHFKENSLSNSMHVDREEAIILARVINGEARGETFEGKVAVGAVILNRVENDEFPDTIREVILQQGQFSSLLDGQANSYPVESSIAAAKAALIGYDPSMDSLYFYNPEVATNLDWIRKRPVTLIIGNHVFAK